In Sporosarcina sp. PTS2304, a genomic segment contains:
- a CDS encoding ATP-binding protein — MDKRMLSKKKIVLTVSLFIAALTIVRVCWLNYFEAPEHIKVEKGFLDLSDWNITDKQTFSLDGDWEFYPGQFIQPSTIDEWKQQSNKKFIQVPSDWTDVLSSDEQQSVYGYGTYRLRLLLPADAHSLYGLRFKEVNSAATVYVNGKQVVSYNNPNQLGEVGATQRGPFYGLFPYTEQHLDIIVHVSNYDSFRQGGIAQSVVIGSGQGIIKESDQSITLQLVVGIIYFLHSIYAFFIYYTNKKVKQKAFFFYGLLLLSTAFTILLDDDVVIQLPVSFHISHHLLWIGFMSNLLLMPIIITYLFTIKSTFIRYLIGFYIALVGVFIIIPYEKTLYIMVFVAIFYLFSLLFLLYHTNRVLKKGYDEAIFILLWIASYTSNIAWGVAIQSGGINIPYYPFDYLVSLVVIVVLLFKQHQKVVLLNEQQAAKLQAADQQKDVFLANTSHELRNPLHGIITIAQTLLQDRDDKLLKENRHSLELLVSVGQRMTLLLNDLLDVKRLKEGIIRLDRKSVRIQGVALGVLDLMRYVIDGKNIKLQMNIADDFPAVYADENRLVQILFNLIENATKFTNEGTIAVDASIQKGLASVSVTDTGIGLKAEMINTLFEPYGQLHEHTVSNGGIGLGLVICKELVELHGGLISAASTRGKGTTFTFTLPLANGKEHTEPERSEVLFVHTDEKIQLQEQLQTCNANKNRILLVDDDPVNLRVVCALLESKYVVTTAMSGKEALEQVRTHEWDLVISDVMMPVMSGYELSQHIRKLYTISELPILLLTARSQPQDIFMGFQAGTNDYVSKPVDAIELQARVEGLIELKQSVHEQLRLEAAWLQAQIQPHFLFNTLNTIAALAEIDPKRMLKLLEEFASYLQKSFNVLNTSSLVPLENELQLTRSYVYIEQERFGDRLQVEWDIDTEAIDVPPLSLQPLVENAIRHGVLKRIEGGTVCVRVKQYAQYVELSIIDNGVGMAREKVDALLSDQLSSEERGIGISNTNRRCKQLFGKGLSIVSEEGRGTTISFQIPLQLKKSD; from the coding sequence CAGTCTTTTTATTGCTGCGTTAACTATAGTGAGAGTGTGTTGGTTGAACTATTTTGAGGCTCCTGAACATATCAAAGTAGAAAAAGGATTTCTTGATTTAAGTGACTGGAATATAACAGATAAGCAAACTTTTTCTTTAGATGGAGATTGGGAATTTTACCCTGGTCAATTCATTCAACCATCTACTATAGATGAATGGAAACAACAATCGAATAAAAAATTTATACAGGTGCCATCCGATTGGACAGATGTACTGTCTTCAGATGAACAGCAAAGTGTTTATGGCTATGGAACGTACAGACTCCGTTTGCTGTTGCCAGCGGATGCTCATTCTCTTTATGGTTTGCGTTTCAAAGAAGTAAATTCTGCAGCTACGGTCTATGTAAATGGTAAACAAGTAGTGTCATATAATAATCCAAATCAACTAGGGGAGGTAGGGGCTACTCAACGAGGACCTTTCTACGGTCTGTTTCCTTATACCGAGCAGCACCTAGACATCATAGTGCATGTTTCTAACTATGACTCTTTCAGACAAGGCGGAATTGCGCAATCCGTTGTGATAGGTTCTGGACAAGGTATTATAAAAGAATCAGACCAATCTATTACATTACAGTTAGTCGTTGGAATTATTTATTTTTTACATAGTATTTACGCTTTTTTTATTTACTACACGAACAAGAAAGTAAAGCAGAAAGCATTTTTCTTTTACGGGTTATTGTTATTGAGCACTGCCTTTACTATTTTATTAGACGATGATGTAGTCATTCAGTTGCCGGTAAGCTTTCATATCTCACATCACTTATTGTGGATAGGTTTTATGAGCAACTTACTTCTCATGCCAATTATTATTACCTATTTGTTTACTATAAAAAGTACCTTCATTCGCTATTTAATTGGGTTTTATATAGCTTTAGTTGGAGTGTTTATCATTATACCGTATGAAAAAACGCTATATATTATGGTGTTTGTCGCGATATTTTATTTATTCTCCTTACTGTTTCTACTGTATCATACAAATCGAGTATTAAAGAAAGGATATGACGAAGCAATATTTATTTTACTTTGGATTGCTAGTTATACATCTAATATTGCTTGGGGAGTCGCTATTCAAAGTGGAGGAATTAATATTCCGTATTATCCATTCGACTATCTCGTCTCACTCGTAGTGATTGTTGTTCTATTATTTAAACAACATCAGAAAGTGGTGTTGCTTAATGAACAGCAGGCAGCGAAACTTCAGGCGGCAGATCAACAGAAAGACGTGTTCCTTGCTAATACTTCACATGAGCTTAGGAATCCCCTACACGGCATTATTACGATCGCGCAAACTCTCTTACAAGATCGGGATGACAAGTTACTTAAGGAAAATCGTCATAGTTTGGAGTTGTTAGTCAGTGTCGGACAGCGGATGACGCTACTGCTAAATGATTTGCTAGATGTAAAACGTCTCAAAGAAGGAATTATTCGTTTGGATAGAAAGAGTGTACGAATTCAAGGAGTTGCTTTAGGTGTACTCGATTTGATGCGTTATGTAATAGATGGAAAAAATATTAAGTTGCAGATGAATATTGCAGATGATTTTCCTGCGGTGTATGCAGATGAAAACAGACTCGTACAAATTTTATTCAATCTAATTGAGAATGCTACGAAGTTTACAAATGAAGGGACGATCGCAGTAGATGCAAGTATTCAGAAAGGGTTGGCTAGCGTCTCTGTTACAGATACGGGGATAGGTTTAAAAGCAGAGATGATCAATACACTATTCGAGCCGTATGGACAGCTACATGAACATACGGTATCAAATGGTGGGATTGGACTAGGGCTAGTCATTTGTAAAGAACTTGTAGAACTACATGGTGGGCTTATCTCTGCAGCTTCTACTCGCGGAAAAGGAACGACATTTACGTTTACATTACCATTAGCTAACGGAAAAGAACATACCGAACCGGAGCGGAGTGAAGTACTATTTGTGCACACTGACGAGAAAATACAATTACAAGAACAGCTACAAACGTGCAACGCAAATAAAAATAGGATATTACTAGTAGATGATGATCCGGTGAATCTTCGAGTAGTGTGTGCGCTATTGGAATCAAAATATGTGGTGACTACAGCTATGAGCGGGAAAGAAGCATTGGAGCAAGTGAGAACTCACGAATGGGATTTAGTTATTTCAGACGTCATGATGCCTGTCATGTCTGGTTATGAGTTATCCCAACATATTCGAAAATTATATACGATATCCGAACTGCCGATTTTACTGTTGACCGCGCGTAGCCAACCACAAGATATTTTTATGGGTTTTCAGGCAGGAACGAATGATTACGTTTCAAAACCGGTAGATGCTATAGAATTGCAAGCGCGTGTAGAAGGGTTGATTGAATTAAAACAATCAGTTCATGAACAATTACGACTAGAAGCCGCTTGGTTGCAAGCACAAATCCAGCCGCATTTTCTATTTAATACATTAAACACGATTGCTGCCTTGGCAGAAATCGATCCGAAACGAATGTTGAAGTTGCTTGAAGAATTCGCAAGCTATTTGCAAAAGAGTTTTAATGTCTTGAATACATCTTCTTTAGTACCGTTAGAAAATGAATTGCAGCTGACGCGTTCTTATGTGTATATTGAGCAAGAACGTTTTGGAGACCGGCTGCAAGTAGAGTGGGACATTGACACGGAAGCTATTGACGTGCCACCGTTGTCTCTTCAGCCATTGGTGGAAAATGCGATTCGTCACGGTGTTCTCAAACGTATAGAGGGAGGAACTGTGTGTGTTCGTGTAAAGCAATATGCACAATACGTTGAACTCTCGATTATAGATAATGGTGTAGGGATGGCGCGTGAAAAAGTAGATGCGCTCTTAAGTGACCAGTTATCAAGTGAAGAACGGGGAATTGGTATTTCCAATACGAATCGTCGCTGTAAACAATTATTCGGCAAAGGTCTTAGTATCGTCAGTGAAGAAGGGAGAGGGACAACGATTTCTTTTCAAATTCCTCTTCAATTGAAAAAAAGCGACTGA
- a CDS encoding GatB/YqeY domain-containing protein, with product MSELKSRLMADIKTAMKEKDTMKKGVINLLRAGLQNEELELKRELTPEEEIKIVQRELKQTKQSLEEGQKADREDIVEAEKAKIAIVESYLPKQMNVDEVKELIASLGVSKDTPMGQAIGAVMKEVAGRAEGKTVSQAVKEYLQS from the coding sequence ATGTCAGAGTTGAAAAGCCGTTTAATGGCAGATATCAAAACAGCGATGAAAGAAAAAGACACGATGAAGAAAGGCGTCATCAACTTATTGCGCGCAGGTCTGCAAAACGAAGAGTTAGAATTGAAGCGCGAGTTAACGCCTGAAGAGGAGATTAAAATCGTTCAGCGTGAATTGAAGCAGACGAAGCAATCGCTCGAAGAAGGGCAAAAGGCAGATCGCGAGGATATCGTAGAAGCTGAAAAGGCGAAGATTGCCATTGTTGAATCCTATTTACCTAAACAGATGAACGTGGACGAAGTGAAAGAATTGATTGCTTCCCTAGGTGTTTCAAAAGATACGCCAATGGGGCAGGCGATTGGTGCTGTGATGAAAGAAGTGGCGGGACGCGCTGAAGGAAAAACTGTGTCTCAGGCTGTAAAGGAGTATTTGCAAAGCTGA
- a CDS encoding acyl-CoA dehydrogenase family protein, which yields MVKSAVMEKEKQQTGIMQIPEWWTCPEGHEELQKAAHALGEKELLPRALISDQQSKYPRESLREVAKAGYSAVTIPVEAGGLKDGFTAFAVLAESFAHYCPSTTMCWVMHMTTAHTIYEAGTEEQRQRLLPRLRAGQVGGLAFSERATGGHFWNVGSKAKRHGNGYLLDAEKSFVTSGGEADFYLVATTSSETEDVDNLMFLLVDNDQPGVEAFPFDAMGLRGNASGPMNFKDVLVSTNNRIGGEGGMGYFNDNTIDPLFLLGSAACWVGIAQGALNMATEGAKKRVHADTGSSVAGYQVIRHELAKAQIKVDSARSLLYRTAEAMDRCNKEGKELSECLYPLWQLKTHAADMVVDVTNAALQVSGGRGYMTGQVEKFVRDGRAGAIMGPTNEILREWIGRTMIEVPWMD from the coding sequence TTGGTTAAAAGTGCTGTAATGGAAAAAGAAAAACAACAAACAGGAATTATGCAAATTCCCGAATGGTGGACTTGTCCAGAAGGCCATGAAGAATTACAGAAAGCTGCACATGCGTTGGGAGAAAAAGAATTACTTCCTCGTGCACTCATTTCAGATCAACAGAGTAAATATCCTCGTGAAAGTTTACGTGAAGTTGCGAAAGCTGGCTATTCAGCTGTCACCATCCCTGTTGAGGCGGGTGGTCTTAAAGATGGATTTACAGCGTTTGCGGTTCTCGCGGAAAGTTTTGCGCACTATTGTCCATCCACGACTATGTGTTGGGTTATGCATATGACAACAGCTCATACAATTTATGAGGCTGGTACAGAGGAGCAACGTCAGCGTTTGCTTCCGCGTTTACGTGCTGGTCAGGTAGGCGGTTTGGCATTTAGTGAAAGAGCGACTGGCGGACACTTCTGGAATGTCGGAAGTAAAGCGAAACGTCATGGCAACGGTTATTTACTGGATGCTGAAAAATCATTCGTTACAAGTGGTGGGGAAGCAGACTTCTATTTAGTTGCTACGACTTCATCTGAAACAGAAGATGTAGATAATTTGATGTTCTTATTAGTGGATAACGACCAACCAGGTGTAGAAGCATTCCCGTTCGATGCAATGGGATTGCGTGGAAATGCGAGTGGACCGATGAATTTCAAAGATGTGCTAGTATCCACAAACAATCGTATCGGTGGCGAAGGTGGCATGGGCTACTTCAATGATAACACCATTGATCCGTTATTTTTATTAGGCTCAGCCGCTTGTTGGGTAGGCATCGCGCAAGGTGCTCTGAATATGGCTACGGAAGGTGCGAAAAAGCGTGTTCATGCGGATACAGGATCTTCGGTGGCAGGTTACCAAGTGATCCGTCATGAGTTGGCTAAGGCGCAGATTAAAGTAGATAGTGCACGTAGTTTACTTTATCGTACGGCTGAGGCGATGGATCGTTGCAATAAAGAAGGAAAAGAGCTATCTGAATGTTTGTATCCGTTATGGCAGTTAAAAACACATGCGGCAGATATGGTTGTTGATGTGACGAATGCTGCGTTGCAAGTGTCGGGCGGTCGTGGGTATATGACGGGTCAGGTAGAGAAGTTTGTGCGTGATGGACGTGCGGGTGCTATTATGGGGCCGACGAATGAGATATTGCGCGAGTGGATCGGTCGTACGATGATCGAAGTTCCTTGGATGGATTAA
- a CDS encoding ABC transporter permease/substrate-binding protein — MNNFINVFQDRRGQLLSALFEHIQISLIALLFAVLIAIPLGIYLTNRRKIAESVIGASAVLQTIPSLALLGLLIPLFGIGKVPAIIALVAYALLPILRNTYTGIKEVDPSLKEAATAMGMNTWKRLVKVELPLAMPVMMAGIRTSMVLIIGTATLAALIGAGGLGDLILLGIDRNNPSLIVLGAIPAALLALFFDFLLKLFEGLSFRKAITAFTIFVIAAILMIAAPLLGAQSKDRLVIGAKLGAEPEILINMYKLLIEDQTDMTVELKPGLGKTSFVFNALQSGSIDLYPEFTGTAISEFLKEEAVSNDREEVYEQARKGLDETFDLALLSPMSFNNTYTLAVSKPFQEKYGLKTISDLASVVQAVKAGFTLEFNDREDGYLGIQKLYDITLPSVKTMEPKLRYQAIESGEINLMDAYSTDSELREYDMTVLEDDKELFPPYQGAPLVRKETLEKYPELTKALNSLAGLVTDAEMREMNYQVNAEGEKAEAVAEAFLREQNLLK, encoded by the coding sequence ATGAATAATTTTATAAATGTTTTTCAAGATCGTCGCGGCCAGTTGCTTAGCGCTTTATTTGAACATATCCAGATTTCATTGATCGCTCTATTATTTGCGGTACTTATTGCCATTCCATTAGGGATTTATCTAACCAATCGGCGCAAAATAGCGGAATCTGTCATTGGAGCTAGCGCTGTACTGCAAACAATCCCTTCTTTAGCATTACTCGGCTTGCTAATTCCTTTATTTGGAATTGGAAAGGTGCCTGCTATTATTGCACTGGTCGCTTATGCACTACTACCAATTTTGCGCAACACATACACCGGCATCAAAGAAGTCGATCCTTCTTTAAAAGAAGCAGCTACCGCCATGGGGATGAATACGTGGAAACGTTTAGTTAAAGTGGAATTGCCACTAGCGATGCCTGTCATGATGGCTGGGATCCGAACTTCCATGGTTCTTATTATCGGAACGGCTACACTTGCCGCATTAATCGGTGCAGGTGGGCTAGGAGATTTAATCTTACTCGGAATTGACCGCAATAATCCTTCACTTATTGTATTAGGTGCCATTCCAGCTGCCTTACTGGCCTTATTCTTTGACTTTTTATTGAAACTATTTGAAGGTCTCTCTTTTAGAAAAGCGATTACTGCCTTCACTATTTTTGTCATTGCCGCTATTTTAATGATTGCCGCCCCATTACTTGGTGCTCAGTCCAAAGACCGTCTAGTAATCGGTGCAAAACTAGGAGCAGAGCCAGAAATTCTTATCAATATGTATAAATTATTAATCGAAGACCAAACCGATATGACAGTCGAATTAAAACCGGGACTTGGTAAAACTTCATTTGTATTCAATGCCTTGCAGTCAGGAAGCATTGACTTGTATCCAGAGTTCACAGGAACAGCAATCTCAGAGTTTCTAAAAGAAGAAGCCGTCAGCAATGACCGCGAAGAAGTATATGAACAAGCGAGAAAAGGATTAGATGAAACATTCGATCTAGCCTTGTTATCCCCTATGTCTTTCAACAACACATACACTCTCGCCGTCTCTAAACCATTCCAAGAAAAGTACGGATTGAAGACGATATCAGATCTCGCATCGGTAGTTCAAGCAGTCAAAGCAGGATTTACTCTAGAATTTAACGACCGTGAAGATGGATACCTCGGCATCCAAAAACTTTACGATATCACTCTTCCCTCCGTCAAAACGATGGAACCGAAATTACGCTACCAAGCAATCGAATCCGGCGAAATTAACTTAATGGACGCCTACTCAACAGACAGCGAACTACGAGAATACGACATGACCGTACTAGAAGACGATAAAGAGCTATTCCCGCCATACCAAGGAGCTCCCCTAGTACGCAAAGAAACGTTGGAGAAATATCCCGAACTAACAAAAGCACTCAACTCCCTAGCTGGGTTAGTAACAGACGCAGAAATGCGCGAAATGAACTATCAAGTAAATGCAGAAGGTGAAAAAGCAGAAGCAGTAGCAGAAGCTTTCTTACGAGAGCAAAACTTATTGAAGTAA